The DNA sequence CATGGTGCGCTGGGTCAAGCGCATGACCGGACTTCCGATCGAGATCCATACGCACAATGATTTCGGCATGGGTGTGGCAACCGAACTGGCCGCGGTCACGGCCGGTGCTGAAGTGGTTCACAGCTGTGGCAACGGACTTGGCGAGCGCACCGGCAATGCGGCGCTTGAGGAGCTCATGCTCGCGCTTGATCTGCTCTATGGCTATGACACCGGGTACCGCTTCGACCTGATGCCTGAACTCGGCCGGTTGCTGTCCGAGCGCGCCAATATTCCGATTGCCCGCAACAAGCCGATCCTGGGCGCCAGCAACTTCACCCGTGAATCCGGCATCGGCATCCAGTATGTGATGCATGATCCGCTGGTGATGTTTGGAACCCATCCGGCCCTGACCGGGCGCGTGGGCGAAGTGGTGCTTGGCAAGAAGAGCGGTAAGGCATCGGTTGTCTACAAGCTCGATCAGTTGGGCATGGGGACCGCAGAAGATGCCGATCTCGCCGAGATTCTGGATGCTGTAAAGCAGGCCGGCATCAAGAAGCGCGATACCCTGACCGACGATGAATTCAAGGCAATTGCCGAGCCCGTTCTCGCCCGCAGAGCCGCTTAAGTTTCGTCGCCATCACAAAAGCCGTGGGCTGTCCCCCACGGCTTTCGGTAAAGTTTTCCACCCGTGATTTACAGAGTCAGCGAGATTGGAAGCTCCATGAATATCGCTTTATACTACGCTCCGTTTTCGTGCGCGCTTGTCCCGTACGTCATGCTCACGGAGGCCGAAGTGTCGTTTGATGTCCGGCCCCTTAATATTCGTGGCAAAGCGAATATGACGCCGGAATACCTTGCGCTGAACCCTAAGCACAAAGTCCCGTTGCTTCTGGTCGATGGTGAACCCCTGAGCGAGAACGTCGCCATACAGTTATGGATTGCCAGAAGCTTTCCACATGTACGATTGCTGCCAACTGAACCCTGGGCCGAAGCGCAAGCCGTTTCGCTGCTTTCGTGGTTTGCATCGGGAATTCATCCCGGCATCAGCCGCTACAATGCGCCGCTTAAATTTTGCGATGTTGCCGGGACAGAAGATAGCACGCGCCGCTTGGCCGGTGCATCCCTGCTGGAAGGCTTTCGGTTGGCCGAAAAGATGCTCGAAGGGCGCACCTATCTTCTAGATGAGTACAGTTCTGCTGATATCTATCTGTTTTGGTGCTTCCGTCGTTCCGGCTTTTTCCCGGGCCTGGATCTGTCAGGGTTTGAGAACATCGCGGCCCATTCCGAGCGCTTGGCCGAAAGGTCCAGCATACGTAAAGCGCTGGCCCTGGATGATGCAGTAAAACAACAATTCGGTCAGGAAGCATGAGTGTTTCAGCCAGCCCGAACCGGTTGAGATGGGCTGCCATTCCTGTTTTCCCGAGTTTCTCGCGGGCTGATCGGAATTGAAGTTTGAGACCACCTGCCTTTCCAAATGGAGGAACAATATGGGCACCCGCCACGGATAGGTTCCGGGTCCAGAAGCAGGGATGAAGATGCAGAGGTGGCATCAACATCTTACAGCTTGGCGAACGATCGACTGACGCAACCAAGGGATGGAAAAATCATGAACATTGCCAAACTTGCCAGCTTGGCCTTAGGCGGCGCTGTCTTCGCCCTCGCATCAAACACGGCAAACGCCGAGAGTTTCAACTTGCGCATTGGCGCAGGCCATGCCGCGACGCTTCCTTATACCTCGCAACTCAAGGATCTTTTCGTTCCCGAAATCGAGCGGCGCGTGGCGGAGGAGACCGAGCATGAGGTCCGGTTTGTCGAGGCTTATGGCGGGTCGGTTGCCAAGTTGCCCGAAGTGCTGGAGGCAACTCAAAGCGGTCTGCTTGATTTCGGGGCACTTTCAACGCCTTTCGAGTCGAGTGCGCTGTTTCTCAACAATTATGGCTACGCCGTGCCTTTCGGGGTGAGTGAGCCGAGCAAGTCCAGCCAGATCGCCCGCGACCTTTACAAGCAATTTCCGGAACTGCCGGGCCAGCTTGAGGCACGCGGTCAGCGCGTGCTCGCCATCATGGCTGCCAGTGACTACACGCTTGTGACAAAGGAACCGTGGGAGACCCTTGATGATTTGGTGGGGCAGAAAATCATGGCTGCGGGCCCGAACCTCTCCTGGGTTTCCGCGACAGGGGCTACACCGGCGCAAGGTGGGCTGGTTGAAGCCTACAACTCGCTTCAAACCGGCGTCGTCGACGGCATAATGATGCATTATCAGGGGGTGAACGGCTTCAAGCTTCATGAAGTGGCTCCGTATATCGCCAAGATCAACCTGGGCTCGCTTCCCGCCAATCTGCTGACGGCCAATGAAAAGCGCTGGCAGAGCCTGCCCGAGGATGTTCAGAAGATCATTCTTGAGGTCGCGAGTGAATACGAGATGGCTGTAGACCGGCTCAACACCGAAGGCGACAGTAAGTCTGTCGAAAGCATGATCGCAAGCGGCGCGACCCTTCTGGAAATTTCCGATGATGTCCGAGTGCAATGGGCAAAGCTGATGCCGGATGTAGCAAAAGCCTACATCGACGAAGGCGAAGGTCGTGATCTTCCCATGCGCGCTGTGGTCTCGGCCTACATCGCCCGGCTGAAAGCCGAGGGCAACACGATCGTCGATTTCTACACCCTCGACTAATCAGGCGCCTTGGGAGGGCCGCGGATCACAGCGTCAGCACGTTCAGGATCTTCGCGGCCTCAATCCCTTATTGGATTTGCCTGTTGCTGGTGCTTTTCGCTGTTGCGGTCCGGCCAGAGCTGGCGACCTACATCGGCGATCTGGCCTTTAGCTAGAGATCGGGTGGCCGGCGTCTACACGCCAGGGCACCTGGGTCAAACACAACGATACCGCCATCTCGTGGATGGCCTGAATAGGAGACTAGAATGGACAACCAAATTGCATCCTGTGGTCACCCGCTCGCTTTCCAGGCGGCGACAGGCAACCGGCCATCTCTACTGGGCATGGGGCGAGGCAAGTCGACCTACAAGGTTGAGACACGCATGTTGTCAGGTCACCAGAAGGAGGCCGTCGTTCAGGAAGGGGCCGATGGGCAAAGCTGGCGGATGACGTCTGATGAAGGACAGCATCTGAAGGGCCATGACGAAGCGCCTTTTCCGCTCGGGTTTTTCAATGCCGGGTTGCTTGGCGATGTGATGACCCGGCTTTCCGCCCTTGCCGAAGCCAAGGGGATGTCCGCCTCGGACATCGCGGCAACGCTGAAGAATTACTACTGGTTTGAAGGATCGTTTGCGCGTGGCACAGGTGTGGGCCAGGCCGATATATCCGAACTGCAGTTTGAAGGGCTCAATGAGCAGACACGCGAGCTTGTCGAGCTTGCCTTGCGTGCTTCCCCGGCGATCGACGCCCTGAAATCCGTGATGCCGGCAACCTTCGCGCTGTATGTGAACGGGCAACGGAAACCTATCACGACGCTTGTGGCGTCTGACGCGCCGGATGCATCCGATCCGTATCTCGTTCATGCCAAGCCACCAGAGCCGCTGAACACCCACAGGTTCGACCCGATCGTCAAACCCGGTGTGGTGCAGGAAGGGGAGCGGGATCCCTTCCCTGATACAGTCGAAGGCCGTTTGTTGCGCCGCGTCTCCGGTCGTGCCGCTTTCACCCCCGAGGGTGCGGTATGTTCCGATACCTGGCTCGACATGCCGGGTATGTCCCACTTCCATTTGATAAGTGACGACAGGGCGGCGGGCAATGTCGCACCCTCCAGCCTCGGCTATTTTGCAGCCGGTGTTGCCTTTTGTTTCATGACCCAGCTTTCACGCTACATGACTGCCATGAAGCTGAAGACGGGCAGCCTGCGGCTGGTTCAGTACTGGCCGTTCGAAATCGACGATGAGGGACGCGGCATTGCCCACCCGGTCGACACGCACCTGTTCCTGAATGGTACCGCGGATGCCGAAACCCATGAAATGCTGGTTCGGGTTGCTGCGAACACCTGCTACCTGCACGCAGCCCTGAGAGCGGAGCTGCCGCCGCGCGTGGACACCAAACTCGGATAACCAGGCTTCCCACAAAGGCGCTACGGCAGATTTCGCATTCAAAAGGCTGTTCGGCACTGTGTTCAAGACAATTCAGGGCGCCGACCTATCAAAGGCAAGGAAACCAATATGGCAGTATCGTTTCGACGGATTGTAACAGGGCACAATGAACACGGGAAAGCCGTGGTCGCGAAAGATGACCTTCTGGAGGCCAAGGAAATCAGACCCGGCGCCGATGCCTGTCTGATGTGGACGACCGAAGGCTTTCCCATCGACAACGATGATGATTTTGACGGGAAGGATCGCGCGGTCGCCACCAGCCACGACAATGGCACCGTCCTGCGCGTCATCCAGTATGGGCCTGGCGTATCCGGGCGGCTGCACCGTACCGACTCTCTTGACTATGCGATCGTGATCTCCGGTGAAATCGTCATGCCGCTCGAGGATGGCGAATCCGTGACCTTGAAAGCGGGCGATGTGCTGGTGCAGCGCGGTACAATTCACAATTGGGTCAACAAATCCGACGCGCCTTGCGTCATCGCATTTGTCCTGATTGCAGCAAAGCCGGTCACGGTAAACGGCGAATCCCTCCCTGCAGCAGGATAGATGTTTCAGAAAGGACGGAGTCGCGCGTCGGCCATGCATAAATGTGAGACCGGCGCGAGTGGTGTATGATTGGCCGGGCCTTCTGCCCAGTCTCTTGGCTTCCTTTTGCTGCATGAACAGGTATGGCGTGGCGGGACAGCCGGAGATTATGATTCATTGTGGTCAAATACCTAGCCAAGCACTGCTCGGATACCTCCTTCATATCGACTTGCCTTGGAGTGTGGGCGACCCGTAATGGGCGGTAGTGTTTCTGTGCGGACGAAAGTGCGGAGAATGTTTTTTGCGCATACAAAATCTGCGCTAATTGAGAGAAATATCCATTTTCTCGTCAAAAATAGCGAAATATATATTGACTAAGGCTTTGAATGGACTGTATCTTTTTGATCGAAACGAGGAGGAATTCATGCAAAAAATTCATCTGTCTTTTTTTGCAAATGCCGCGACGTTACCTTTTGAAGTGGCGGTCGAACGACAGTGTTTCCGCAATTCTGGTCTGGATGTGGAACTGTTTCCGACGAAAAGCTCCATCGAGCAGATGACCGGCATTATCGACGGGCGATATCAGATTGCGGCAACCGCGATTGACAATATCATCGCCTATAACGAGGGGCAGGGTGCAGTTGCGACGAAAATGCGTTCGGAACTTCAGGTTTTTCTCGGCAATTCAAGCTATCGACTGCCATTTGTTGTTCACGGTCCAATTTCGAATTTTGCCAGCTTGAAAGGCGGTCAGATCGCTGTGGATGCGCTATCAACCGGTTATGCCTTCCTGTTGCGCGACATGCTCGAATCGAACGGGCTCAAAGCAGAAGACTACGAATTTGTTTCGTATGGTGCGCCGAAGGAGCGTTGGGAAGCCCTGAAAGGTGGACTTGTACGTGGCGCACTTCTGTCTGACTATTTTGCCAGGATGGCGATCGATAGTGGGTGCCATGTACTCACCGGCAATCCAGATCCGTGGGACAATTACCAGGGTAATGTCTGTTGCGCTCAGCGATCCTTTATCGAAGAAAACCCGACTGTGATCAGCGCTTTCACCAAAACCATGAAAGAAGCTGTCGACTTTACCCTCGACCCGGCAAATCTTGATGTTCTCGCCGAGATGCTAAGCAATCATCTCGGCGGCTTGAGCCGCAACGACGCAATAGAGTCGGTCCGGACACTCCAGTCTGCACATTCGGTAATCAAACGCGAATTGCCGATTTCGCGATCCGGGACCAGAAAAGTGATGGAACTCCGGGAGCGCTTTACCGGACAACGCCTGAAAATCGGTTTGGAAGAATATTTCACCCCAAATGTGACTCTGGCCCCATAGTCGTAGCGACAAGGTTTGTTCCAGTATGCCCACAACATTCTACTTGAACGGAGCGCAAATATCCGTCGATGCACCCATCGGGCAGTCCCTGCTAAATGCGTTGAGGCACGGATTTGGACGGCTTGAAGTCAAACAGGGGTGTGAAACAGGTCATTGTGGTGCGTGTACTGTGCTCCTGGATGGCAATGCCGTTCAGGCTTGTCAGATCACGCTAGGCGGGGCGCAAGGAGCCAGTATCTCCACGGCATCTGACCTGGCGACAGATCCCTGTGGTTCGCTTCTTGGACGCGCATTTTCCGAAGCTGCTGCATCTCAGTGTGGCTACTGTATTCCGGGCATCGTGGTAACGCTTGTTGCCGCGCTGCGAAGGGGTTGTTCGGTTGACGAATGCATGGCCGCTCTCGCACCACATCGATGCCGCTGCGGTACTCATCTGCGAATTCGCGCGGCCGTCGAACTTGCCCATTCGCAGTTGGCCTCTGTTGCTAGAAAGCAGGCGCATTCGTGAACCCAAGTCTCAAAATGAATAGCCGGCTGGGCGACTGGATCTCCGTCTTGCGGGATCCGGACCTGTTCGTGATACGCACCGGCAAGGTCGAACTCGGTCAACACATTCATCATGCCTTACGTGTCATAGCCGCGCGAGAGCTGGATGTGCCGATAGAAATGATAGCTGTCGAGCCGGTGAGCACGTCCGATAGTCCAGCCGAAGGGCTAACCGCCGGCAGCCTCTCGGTCCAGCACGGCGGTTCTGCGATTGCCGCTGCATCCCGAACTATGCGCCAGATGGCACAACGGGTCGCGGAAACCCGGCTCAATCCCGGCAATGACCATATCGAGCAAAATGAATCACAGTTCGAGGCGATACATTCCGGGTTGAAAGTCAGTCTGTTTGAATGTGCAGCAGCTGTTTCGCCGGATACGAACGTAGAAGGTCTGTCATCCGAACATGTCTGGGAAAATTCACTCGGCAACAGCCTGCTTACCAACGCCAGCTATCGTGATGCAGCAAGCGGCGAGAGCCGCTACATACAGGACCTCGTCTTTGAAAACACAATACATGCCCGGGCTGTGCGGGGCCCGGGGAGAATTGTGCGCGCCGAAATTGATTCGATAGAATCCATAGCCGGTGTTGTTGCAGTGGTCAGCCAGAACGGTTTCCTGGCAATTGGGTGTCGCGAGGAATACGAGCTGGAGCGTTGCTGCAAGGAGGCAGAGACCCATATTTCCCGGCAATTGCCTGGCGATTGTGCTCATGATGGTCCGGTTGAAGGCTGGATCAAGTCCGCTTGCAGCAACGTGTCGCGTTTCGAACACTCTTCCCGAAGAGCGCAGTCAGCCAGCGAGGTCAGCGCCCAGATAGCGGTCAGTCGTCCATTTCTACTCCATGCGTCAATCGCACCTTCCTGCGCATTTGCGCGCTATCGGGATGGGCAGCTGGAAGTGTGGAGCCATTCGCAAAACATATTCGCCTTGCGGGATGTGCTTGCCAGCCAACTCGAATTGCTGCCGGAAAATGTCCGCGTGCATCATGTTGGATCGGCGGGGTGCTACGGGCATAACGGTGCCGACGATGCTGCAGCTGATGCTGCGCTCATCGCATATCAGCTTCCCGGCGAGATGGTGCGCGTGTCGTGGCCGCGAATCGATGACATTACCCGTGCGCCGGTGGGCGCCCCGATGTTTGTTGAGATCGACGCCGCGCTCGACAGCGAGAAACGGATAAGTCACTGGGACTACCGGATTTGGAGTGGGGCGCATGGACAACGTCCGGGCGGGCATGGGAACCCCAATCTGCTTGCATTTTATGAAAAGGATCCAAGCCTCAGGCCTGCACAGATAAAGGATGTTCCGCCGGCGGCAGGCGGTGGTGCCGAACGCAATGGGTTTACTTGCTATGACGTGTCAGAACACTCGGTGGAAGTCTCTCTTCTACAGCATATTCCGGTTCGAACGTCAGCTCTGCGCGGTCTTGGAACACAAATGAATGTGGCTGCCATCGAAGGCATCATGGACGAACTGGCTGTCTGCGCAGATGAAGACCCGATTTCATTCCGGTTGCGGCATCTTGGTGAGCCCCGAGCGCGCGCAATGCTTGAGCGGCTGCGGGACAATTGGATGGGCGAGGCAGCTGCCGGTATTGCCGAGAATGAGGCTGTCGGCATTGCCTATAGTCGTTATAAGGAAAAGAGCGCCTATGCCGCAGTTGCAGTGCGACTGGCACTTGAAGACCAACCTGTCGTGAAGGGCATCTGGGCTGTTGTCGACGCCGGCCCGGTTGTCGATTTTGCGGGATTGCGCAACCAGGTCGAGGGCGGTGCAATTCAGGCGATCAGCTGGACATTGCTGGAAGGCGCCTACCTGAGAAATTCATTGCTGGATATTGAAAGCCTTGAAGATTATCCAATACTGGGTTGGGACTGCCTGCCGAAATTCACGCTCGATGTGGTCGAAGCATCGCCAGGCTCCCAGCCGCTGGGTGTCGGCGAGTGCATGCAAGGGCCGGTGACAGCTGCCATTCTCAATGCGCTCAGCAAGGTAGCCGGAATGCGCCTTGGCCATTTGCCGGTCAATCGAGAACGTTTGATTGCAGCCATGTCAGCTTGACGTGGGGCAAACAAAGACAAATACAATTCCTGATTTTGCGCCGGAAGCGCTCTAGCCTCTGCAGCCCGGAGCCTTGCCTGACCCTGGTCTTCTTGCGTGCCATTGAGCATTGCCGATAGGCCTACAGCGCCGTTTGAACGCGACATGCACTAGCGGGCACTCTTTTCGTCCTGCTGCAGGAACATTAAGGGCTGAGTGATGCCAATGCATCACTCAGTCCTTAATTCTCGCGGTACAGCGGCAGTTCGGCTTAGCCGATTTTCGAACGATCCTGCCGGTTGGCTGGAATGAATGGCAAAATTATCTTAGAGGGATAATTGCTGCCTGAGTAAATTGTTGTGGTGCCCTGGAAAGTGTCGCTGCCGCGATCCTCCGGATCATTGTGAACAATCCTGCCAGGCGTTTCGTATTGGAAGTCGTTGCCCATAATCGTAAGTGCGAGGACCTGACCTTTTTCGCAGACAATGCTGGTCGGCCATATTTCGATATCGAGTTCATAAATTTCCGACGGTACAATT is a window from the Hoeflea sp. IMCC20628 genome containing:
- a CDS encoding ABC transporter substrate-binding protein; translated protein: MQKIHLSFFANAATLPFEVAVERQCFRNSGLDVELFPTKSSIEQMTGIIDGRYQIAATAIDNIIAYNEGQGAVATKMRSELQVFLGNSSYRLPFVVHGPISNFASLKGGQIAVDALSTGYAFLLRDMLESNGLKAEDYEFVSYGAPKERWEALKGGLVRGALLSDYFARMAIDSGCHVLTGNPDPWDNYQGNVCCAQRSFIEENPTVISAFTKTMKEAVDFTLDPANLDVLAEMLSNHLGGLSRNDAIESVRTLQSAHSVIKRELPISRSGTRKVMELRERFTGQRLKIGLEEYFTPNVTLAP
- a CDS encoding OsmC family protein; amino-acid sequence: MDNQIASCGHPLAFQAATGNRPSLLGMGRGKSTYKVETRMLSGHQKEAVVQEGADGQSWRMTSDEGQHLKGHDEAPFPLGFFNAGLLGDVMTRLSALAEAKGMSASDIAATLKNYYWFEGSFARGTGVGQADISELQFEGLNEQTRELVELALRASPAIDALKSVMPATFALYVNGQRKPITTLVASDAPDASDPYLVHAKPPEPLNTHRFDPIVKPGVVQEGERDPFPDTVEGRLLRRVSGRAAFTPEGAVCSDTWLDMPGMSHFHLISDDRAAGNVAPSSLGYFAAGVAFCFMTQLSRYMTAMKLKTGSLRLVQYWPFEIDDEGRGIAHPVDTHLFLNGTADAETHEMLVRVAANTCYLHAALRAELPPRVDTKLG
- a CDS encoding cupin domain-containing protein, translated to MAVSFRRIVTGHNEHGKAVVAKDDLLEAKEIRPGADACLMWTTEGFPIDNDDDFDGKDRAVATSHDNGTVLRVIQYGPGVSGRLHRTDSLDYAIVISGEIVMPLEDGESVTLKAGDVLVQRGTIHNWVNKSDAPCVIAFVLIAAKPVTVNGESLPAAG
- a CDS encoding molybdopterin cofactor-binding domain-containing protein produces the protein MNPSLKMNSRLGDWISVLRDPDLFVIRTGKVELGQHIHHALRVIAARELDVPIEMIAVEPVSTSDSPAEGLTAGSLSVQHGGSAIAAASRTMRQMAQRVAETRLNPGNDHIEQNESQFEAIHSGLKVSLFECAAAVSPDTNVEGLSSEHVWENSLGNSLLTNASYRDAASGESRYIQDLVFENTIHARAVRGPGRIVRAEIDSIESIAGVVAVVSQNGFLAIGCREEYELERCCKEAETHISRQLPGDCAHDGPVEGWIKSACSNVSRFEHSSRRAQSASEVSAQIAVSRPFLLHASIAPSCAFARYRDGQLEVWSHSQNIFALRDVLASQLELLPENVRVHHVGSAGCYGHNGADDAAADAALIAYQLPGEMVRVSWPRIDDITRAPVGAPMFVEIDAALDSEKRISHWDYRIWSGAHGQRPGGHGNPNLLAFYEKDPSLRPAQIKDVPPAAGGGAERNGFTCYDVSEHSVEVSLLQHIPVRTSALRGLGTQMNVAAIEGIMDELAVCADEDPISFRLRHLGEPRARAMLERLRDNWMGEAAAGIAENEAVGIAYSRYKEKSAYAAVAVRLALEDQPVVKGIWAVVDAGPVVDFAGLRNQVEGGAIQAISWTLLEGAYLRNSLLDIESLEDYPILGWDCLPKFTLDVVEASPGSQPLGVGECMQGPVTAAILNALSKVAGMRLGHLPVNRERLIAAMSA
- a CDS encoding glutathione S-transferase family protein, translated to MNIALYYAPFSCALVPYVMLTEAEVSFDVRPLNIRGKANMTPEYLALNPKHKVPLLLVDGEPLSENVAIQLWIARSFPHVRLLPTEPWAEAQAVSLLSWFASGIHPGISRYNAPLKFCDVAGTEDSTRRLAGASLLEGFRLAEKMLEGRTYLLDEYSSADIYLFWCFRRSGFFPGLDLSGFENIAAHSERLAERSSIRKALALDDAVKQQFGQEA
- a CDS encoding C4-dicarboxylate TRAP transporter substrate-binding protein yields the protein MNIAKLASLALGGAVFALASNTANAESFNLRIGAGHAATLPYTSQLKDLFVPEIERRVAEETEHEVRFVEAYGGSVAKLPEVLEATQSGLLDFGALSTPFESSALFLNNYGYAVPFGVSEPSKSSQIARDLYKQFPELPGQLEARGQRVLAIMAASDYTLVTKEPWETLDDLVGQKIMAAGPNLSWVSATGATPAQGGLVEAYNSLQTGVVDGIMMHYQGVNGFKLHEVAPYIAKINLGSLPANLLTANEKRWQSLPEDVQKIILEVASEYEMAVDRLNTEGDSKSVESMIASGATLLEISDDVRVQWAKLMPDVAKAYIDEGEGRDLPMRAVVSAYIARLKAEGNTIVDFYTLD